The proteins below come from a single Desulfovibrio sp. Huiquan2017 genomic window:
- a CDS encoding site-specific DNA-methyltransferase encodes MIDLRKQDHLGATSSSKDGDIHNNDAFLFLGNCPAHRYEAIITDPPYEIGIAGKDWDCKKLRIDVLAYQFHRVLKPGGNVFVFCSDFQFGDWYRELSRYFPKLRKFAWCKPDSVGFNKGMFQESFELGLHACSEDSFFDDQKYYKNHMVTGKTSGKERLMPDPDEEWSEKKGEKALHPTQKPLKVVEDLVAALSKEGDTILDPFAGTGTLGVAAKKMGRKFEMVEYGFRNHIAAWDRILGEK; translated from the coding sequence GTGATTGATTTACGGAAACAAGACCATCTTGGGGCAACCTCGTCGTCTAAAGATGGCGACATTCACAACAATGACGCATTTCTATTTTTGGGGAATTGCCCTGCTCACAGGTACGAGGCCATAATCACAGACCCACCTTACGAGATCGGAATTGCCGGCAAGGATTGGGATTGCAAAAAGCTGCGGATCGACGTTCTGGCTTATCAATTCCATCGTGTTCTGAAACCTGGCGGCAATGTCTTTGTATTTTGCTCGGATTTTCAATTCGGCGATTGGTATCGGGAGCTTTCGCGCTACTTCCCTAAACTGCGCAAGTTTGCCTGGTGCAAGCCCGACTCTGTCGGGTTCAACAAGGGTATGTTTCAGGAGAGCTTCGAACTTGGGTTGCATGCGTGCTCGGAAGACTCATTTTTCGATGATCAAAAATACTACAAAAATCATATGGTCACTGGGAAAACATCGGGGAAAGAACGGCTGATGCCTGACCCCGACGAAGAGTGGTCAGAGAAAAAAGGCGAAAAAGCCCTTCATCCCACACAAAAACCACTGAAAGTGGTCGAAGATCTGGTTGCCGCATTGAGCAAAGAAGGCGACACCATTCTTGATCCCTTCGCTGGCACCGGAACGCTTGGGGTTGCAGCCAAAAAAATGGGCAGGAAATTCGAGATGGTCGAGTACGGATTCCGAAACCACATTGCAGCATGGGACAGGATTCTAGGGGAAAAGTAA
- a CDS encoding helix-turn-helix transcriptional regulator produces the protein MAEDDVVDLTPVKTPEQLLKEEVGLYLKIVREAQGKPLRWVAQKLGCTSSFISQIEKGNASIPLDRVLDFSLAYDLPVPEFVRIVLVAMHNDTYRALMSILENDPEMAHAADQCHSTNDAKLRAKRRKILNPGLSSKSLDRMREFILKNQKPTYGEPVAGDS, from the coding sequence ATGGCTGAAGATGATGTCGTTGACCTCACCCCTGTGAAGACCCCGGAACAATTGCTGAAGGAAGAAGTCGGGCTTTATCTGAAGATTGTGCGGGAGGCTCAGGGCAAGCCCCTCAGATGGGTCGCCCAGAAGTTGGGGTGCACCAGCTCGTTTATATCCCAGATTGAAAAGGGGAACGCTTCGATTCCGCTGGATCGGGTACTGGACTTCTCCCTAGCCTATGATCTTCCTGTGCCGGAGTTCGTTCGAATTGTTCTCGTCGCCATGCACAACGACACTTATCGGGCGCTCATGAGCATACTGGAAAATGACCCGGAAATGGCCCATGCAGCCGATCAGTGCCACTCGACGAACGACGCGAAACTACGAGCCAAACGCCGCAAAATTCTCAATCCGGGACTGAGCTCAAAATCGCTTGATCGAATGCGGGAATTTATCTTGAAGAACCAAAAGCCAACATATGGGGAACCGGTGGCAGGTGACTCGTGA
- a CDS encoding integrase domain-containing protein — MGKSDSLKFAANRATLSGPKSKQHRIRQTARHFVDVLRQANMGVEKWTKVTNRHFQSVADTMRADGVGDGRIAEVFTAARHVCRAYENDNISNSNATFGVRRGSIANQASRAVIPDMVKESLASMRNDASFRHAGRAAAQIELMYELGLRREESAKLDLPNDWDRENHSLLVQYGTKGGRPRTLHGLSRQQEAALERAEEYVSPSNRKGLHNLMPEGMGDNWLHRLDYAARKHGLAGKNAGGTLHGLRHERFHQMYVNHAGFEPPNQHESVQVFQEAAQATVGDEWPRLDNEARDAIEEAAGHSPGRRDISNAYLGSSY, encoded by the coding sequence ATGGGAAAATCCGACAGCCTCAAGTTTGCGGCGAACCGGGCAACTTTGTCCGGGCCAAAATCGAAACAACACCGAATCCGCCAGACGGCCCGCCATTTCGTCGATGTTTTGCGCCAGGCGAACATGGGGGTCGAGAAGTGGACCAAGGTGACAAACAGGCACTTCCAGAGCGTGGCGGACACCATGCGTGCGGACGGCGTGGGCGACGGCAGGATTGCCGAAGTCTTCACCGCTGCCCGCCACGTCTGCCGAGCCTACGAGAACGACAATATCAGCAATAGCAACGCGACCTTCGGGGTGCGGCGCGGCTCCATCGCCAATCAGGCGTCCCGCGCGGTCATCCCGGATATGGTGAAAGAATCCCTGGCCAGCATGCGGAACGACGCGTCGTTCCGGCATGCCGGCCGGGCGGCGGCTCAGATCGAGCTGATGTATGAGCTCGGGCTGCGTCGGGAAGAATCAGCCAAGCTGGACCTGCCCAACGATTGGGACCGGGAAAACCATAGCCTTCTCGTTCAGTACGGGACAAAGGGCGGCAGGCCTCGGACCCTGCATGGTCTGTCCCGGCAACAGGAAGCGGCTCTTGAACGAGCCGAGGAATACGTGTCCCCCTCCAACAGGAAGGGTCTCCACAACCTCATGCCCGAGGGCATGGGCGACAACTGGCTGCACCGGCTGGACTATGCGGCCAGGAAACACGGCCTTGCCGGTAAGAATGCCGGAGGAACCTTGCACGGTCTTCGGCACGAAAGGTTTCATCAAATGTATGTGAATCACGCGGGCTTTGAGCCGCCCAACCAGCACGAGAGCGTGCAGGTGTTCCAGGAGGCAGCCCAGGCAACGGTCGGGGACGAATGGCCCCGGCTTGACAACGAAGCGCGAGACGCCATCGAGGAAGCGGCAGGGCATTCCCCCGGTCGCCGTGACATATCGAACGCCTATCTGGGCAGTTCCTATTAG
- a CDS encoding helix-turn-helix domain-containing protein has translation MLTVKQVAQLLGISESLVRRRDMKVRLKAFIVGTRGIRFLRENVEAYRARNTVGESDQPDDIPMPKKRQRKNLTDKHKLWQRESR, from the coding sequence GTGTTAACGGTTAAACAAGTTGCCCAGCTTTTGGGAATTTCCGAAAGCCTTGTCAGGCGTCGCGATATGAAGGTTCGTTTGAAGGCCTTCATTGTCGGAACGCGTGGAATCCGCTTCCTTCGGGAAAACGTGGAGGCTTACCGGGCACGGAACACCGTTGGGGAATCGGACCAGCCAGACGATATCCCCATGCCTAAAAAACGGCAGCGGAAGAATTTGACCGACAAACACAAGCTATGGCAGCGTGAATCCCGGTAA